A DNA window from Leptodactylus fuscus isolate aLepFus1 chromosome 7 unlocalized genomic scaffold, aLepFus1.hap2 SUPER_7_unloc_1, whole genome shotgun sequence contains the following coding sequences:
- the SLC39A1 gene encoding zinc transporter ZIP1 — translation MEVNPASAVWSPGLDESSLSVAGLEVKLGSLVTLLLLTLISGLTPLFLFRRQAASDIFGGRRRVLSLISCFSGGVFLATCLLDLLPDYLSGINDALIRLNITLQFPLQEFVLAMGFFLVLVLEQIVLNYKEPPGWSEETHSLLVADSRIAHIEQPHVHVDVNAHSAVRAVVLVLSLSLHSVLEGLAVGLLQESGKVLETCLALLIHKCIISFSLTLKLAQGRLRPRAILSCLLLFAFMTPLGIGLGIVLTENVNPMHQLARSVLEGIATGTFLYITFLEILPHELSAGDQRIVKVIVILCGFSVITAILFIKI, via the exons atggagGTGAACCCTGCCAGTGCGGTTTGGAGCCCGGGCCTGGATGAGTCCTCACTCTCGGTGGCCGGCTTAGAGGTGAAGCTTGGATCTCTCGTGACTTTGCTTCTTCTGACCCTCATCAGCGGTCTGACCCCGCTCTTCCTCTTCAGACGTCAGGCTGCCTCTGACATCTTTG GCGGTCGGCGCAGAGTGCTGAGTCTGATCAGCTGTTTCTCCGGTGGCGTTTTCTTGGCCACCTGCCTTCTGGATCTGCTGCCTGACTACCTGTCCGGGATCAATGACGCCCTCATCAGGCTAAACATAACC CTCCAGTTCCCACTACAGGAGTTCGTCCTGGCCATGGGCTTCTTCCTGGTCCTGGTCTTGGAGCAGATTGTGCTGAATTACAAGGAGCCCCCGGGGTGGTCGGAGGAGACTCACTCCTTGCTGGTCGCTGACTCCAGGATCGCGCACATAGAGCAGCCGCATGTCCATGTAGACGTGAACGCCCACTCAGCGGTGCGGGCGGTGGTCCTGGTGCTGTCGCTCTCCCTACACTCGGTCCTGGAGGGTCTGGCTGTGGGGCTCCTGCAGGAGAGCGGGAAGGTCCTGGAGACGTGCCTGGCACTGCTCATCCACAAGTGCATCATCTCCTTCAGCCTGACCCTGAAGCTGGCGCAAGGCCGCCTCCGCCCCCGCGCCATCCTCTCCTGCCTGCTGCTCTTCGCTTTCATGACTCCTCTGGGCATCGGGCTGGGCATCGTATTAACGGAGAACGTCAACCCCATGCACCAGCTGGCCCGCAGCGTCCTGGAGGGCATCGCCACTGGGACCTTCCTCTACATCACCTTCCTGGAGATCCTGCCCCATGAACTGAGCGCCGGCGACCAACGCATCGTCAAGGTCATCGTCATCCTGTGCGGCTTCTCCGTCATCACCGCCATCTTATTCATCAAGATCTGA